TGTTAATAAAACTGGATTCTCACGAAGCCCAGATGCATGGTCTTGAATTCGAAATTTCAGTCTGTAGTAGTCTTAAATGAGCTACGTAAGTATCTActaaattaatagcacaatgccaTTACAGAGCAGAAATTCACAGTTGCCATGGAACCCATGCCCTATAAACATTGCTGGCCAACTGTGCACACTGCACTAATGGTAGTGGCATCATAACATTAATTGAGAAAAAATACTGTAACCAGAAGGAAGCCTGATGCACGAATGTATTTACAACTATTTACATGGAGAATAGTTAGCAGTAATCGCGCAAgctggtacaaaggtcacagctccAAGAGACACTCTTCCTACCACTTCCTCTTCATCTTCCATGCATggtcctgtccaaatgcaccATAATATAACCCCCGGGTGCCATCCCGGCACTTCTTAGAATGACAGCGAACTAGACGAACAGTACGACTTTAAACGCGACACATGGACAACGTCAGTTCGTAGCTGGGATGAGGACAGGGTGTGTTTAACAGGGGTAATATCATAATTTAATTGGCCTAATTGTCGCAATACTCGGTAGGGCCCAGTACAGCATGTGAGCAGTTTTTCGGAGAGGCCAGCATGGCGACTTGGAGTCTATGTGTCCTATATTAGGCTCATGTCATTTAACAGCAGAAAAAATCTGTCTTCATTTTTTCTAAAGGAAGTTTTTAACGCTTTCGATCCCTTGATTTCTACTCCATTTTCACCAATTCTCTTACATTTGCACCAGGCAACATTCCAAAATGCAGTTACAATTCGATATAATGAAGTCGATAAAATTGGCAATTCATTTCGTTATATAGAAATCTCGctatattgaaattcaaccttttatacAAATGAGGACATTCACTGATgaatttttcttacacagaaggGGGCTGCAACATTTTCCACATTATTGAATAACTGGAGGAAGCAAAGTTGAATTAGAAAAAAATGTATTTAATTGAAGTTGAGCGCTCACAACAAAATATATGGTTTCATGTAGTGACGACATCGGCAGCACAAAGCAAACCCAGCCAAATTTTCACGTTCACTCTGCTATTCAATAAATAAACGCCACCAGATTGAAAGCCCCAAAATGGTCAATAACTCAATCCAGCCAGCATTTGATATAACAAAACACAGATATGATGACTTGCTGGATATAAAGAAGTAAATCTGAAAATTTTCTTGCCAAGATTAGTTGGTAACGAATATATGCTCATAACAAATATCAGAGGTAACGAAGGAATTTTCGTGTCAGATGAGACTTCTTTGAAACAGTGATAGACCGCATTTTTGAGCTCAAAATGAGCAGACTGGACTGTACAATAAGTATGAAAAAAGAAGCCTATTGGGACAACTgcgaaaaagaaagcagcaagaAATAAACTCAAAAGAAAAACGAGATGTCAGATTGCATCCTGGCTTACCACATCTCTCGGCTTCATCCTCACTGGAGACCAGAGCGAGTTCCAGAAGAAGAGCACGGCGGGAAAGTACACAAGGACGTCAGCAGCCAGGACTGCAAGAACGGCGGCATCAGAGTAACGAACTACGTTTTGCTGAAACAACTACAGACCATCAAGGAAATCCTAACCTAATTCATTCAAAGCGCACTGTTATGTCCCTATTTAAAGAACATGGAAGAACTGCAGAAACACTAGGCATGTGTGCGCATTTAAACTGTGCAGGGATGTACCTAGGCAAAACAGCAATTTTGtgtgtctcgttcttctcttgtGCACTGTCTTTTTATGTTACAGTTAAATATGTGCAGGGGTGCGCTATACTTCATTTCATATGTTGCATGCAACACTGTGAAGGCTTGATACATTTTCCATTGCTTGCATTTGTGTCCAAGAAATTGTCACATATGTAGAAAAGGATGTGTGTCCGTGTCATGTAATTCGATCTAACACGGTCTCATACTTTCATTTCACCGAATATGACGTAATTACTATATGGAAGGCATAACTGAGATGACTAAATGGGCAGAATGACAGGTTTCGGTGGCCAGAAGCCACAGATTGCTCAGGACCAAATCATAGAAGAAGCACAAGGGAGTGCAAATATAATATGTGATGTGCTGTGACCTTTGACCCACAAGTTGCAGTTGTAATACTATACAAGGTAGTAGTTCCGTAGAAAGCATTGCAAATCCAAAACAAGGGCACTGTGAAATGCACGGAATGCATGGAACACATTTCCATGACTGCATCACCTGTGTAGCTTTCACAGTCTTGACAGGCAAGCATGAAATCGAGTACTCTGTGAAGACATATACTACGAGGGAGGCACACAGACCAAAAGTTCCATATGAAAATGCACTAGCATCTGAAGTACATTGCACTTCATGTGTTCATATATAGATACATGTATATAGGTACATGAACACAAAGCCATGTGACATCCGCTGTCTGCCTTACGCTGAGTTTTggaagcacatttttttttgtgagaaTGCACACATGGAGCCTGATTAATCGAAGGTTATGATGATTATTTACTGATTATAAGTAGTGCTTCTATAATTTCTCACTTGTTTAAATTTTGCTTCATGTGTATAACCTCATCTTTAATTTCTTGTTCAGCATAATCAGCCTCGAGGTAGACATACATGTGGCAATGTATGCAAGTAAGTAAAAGAACAAAATTTTGTTACTGACTACTTTTCAATGTAAATTTTCATCTTATCTTTTTTCCTCCATTCACTTAGGGCAGTCCACTTATAATGGGCGCTCCGATATAATGAACACATCTCTCAAAATTTAAAGCTCATTATAAGTGTTTTCAACTAAACCAGGGAACCACCATGCATTCTGGAATAAGCAGTGGTCATTGCAATAATTCAAGAATACATTATATGCACGCCACATAATGTGACGAGCCCAGCATGGCAGCTACCAGACTTGCGAGGTAACAGCACCATGATAATGTGTGCATATCTTGCAGGAAAGTGACAAGTGTAATAGCATAAATAAGATGTAAAAACTGATCAGAAGCATGTTGCAGTACACTTTGAGGTGATACAACTTGATCACTTTGGCCAACCAAACTACCAATGTTAAAATTTTTCAATTGCAGCAGACATAAGTACACACTAAATCATACTTAAATTATCAGAAAGACACAATATTAAGAATCCAAATCGTAGAGGTAATACACAGTTGGACACAACAGTCAAATGGGCCCTGCTTCCATCTACACAAATGAGCAAAATCTAGGCGAACTAAATTCAGGTCTTTCCTTACCTGTGTATCGCATGAACAGCTTGTGGTCATAGCTCTCTGTACCTCGTGATGTACTGAGGGCAACCCAACTGCCGTTGATGACTTCTGCACTAGGAATACAGAACAAAACGAAAGTGCAGAGGAGTTACACAACTGTTTTCATGCAGCAGCAATGTACGGCAGTGTCGCTGGTACTGAAGTCAGCTGAGAATAGACAGCAATGCAGACTTTGTTGAAGCCTTTGCAATGGTATGTGCAAGGCGTCGACAAGAATGCGTAGGCCCGAACACCGGTGATGAACCGTCATTAGAGGGGTCCTGAAACACTTTTGTAACATAGTAAGAAAACATAGCTGATCTGCTAACAATGCTCCTATGAACCAAATATTATTGTACTGCATAATATACAATCTCGTGTCAAAAAGCAGTGAAAAAAGCACTTTCTCCCGCTTCTGCAATGTCGTCATGCAGCCTCATCGCAAGAAGCTGGACCCCTCaacagctattggctgatttcggaTTGCGAGAACATTTTTACCAATACAATTATTGTTCATTTggagttaaataaataaaaatatatacatgtttgtgatttcaaaaaaagatagaaattcaatttcatctttgcactgctgCTCTAAACACGACAGTTGCGCATTGCTTTGTCTGCTGAACATAGTCTCCAAGATGAAAAGCGTAGTGTAGACACTGCACCTGCCATGGAGTGCCACAACGCACTGTCTTGCATTCAACCTTTAGGCGGGGCCAGGAAATCATTGCTCCCTTACACCCCGTTGCCAGCTCCCCTGTGTAGCTCCAAGCAAGCTAGTGTAATAAAAGGAGACGAAAAGTTGTTGATTGGTCCGATAGCTACATCTAACTTTGCTTATGCGTGAAGGATTCGAAAAAAAGTTTGCAGCAGGAGGTTTGCGAGGtgatgtacgagggcgaatcagaaagcccTTGCCCCTATATTTTATTGGCCGagataaggtacatacaggtaattacaaatatgcaTACTATTCTATGTACCTTACTCTATTTTTCCACATGTTGCCCATACGCGTTCAGGCATTTGTCCcattgcagcactaaatttgaggtgCCCCTCTGCCATGTTATCAATCAACGACGCACGCTCAtcgtcatgcaagtcttcacggccttttgtgaattctcaacaccaccacctcacgcTTCTCGAAGCAAGACACCTTTCCCTGTATGTGGGTTGTATTTCCCTGTGGATTTTGATGGGCAtttgtcccttgctccatagaaaacgaatcacactttgtTGCTCATACACCATGGACATTTGAAGCACAACTGCCATCTTCAACAAAGGACAACAATACTGTGCCACGGAGATACCGGCAGAtgaggccgggccggtccaagaaaggtccaccactGAGAACGGATATGTTGACTTCACATTAGCAGCTGCAATTTGGCTAACAAAAGATAGGGGCAAAGACTCTTTGATTTGCCCTCGTAATTTATTAGCGATGTCATTCTGTTATTAgttgaaaaagtgtttcagggcacCTTTAAGAATAGCTAGTGACGCAGCCTGCATTGCAGACCCGAAGCTGCCACATGACCAAGGCCGTCGGAATGTGCACCGGATATAGCAGAGAGTACAGAAGTACTAAGCTCATATATAGTGAATCATTTGAAAAGACTCTAGCATAGCAAAGGAAATGTGCCAGATGTGGTGACACAAATGCAAAGTAGATTTTGAGCAGCAGCAAACCAGAACCCCCACGGCTTTTGACGAGTCAGAGAACTTTCTTATACAGCTTTGCTGCCTTTTATTTGCGAGTTGCTCAGATTTGCACACATATGCAAAGACGTTTTTGTGACATTAGAATTACCAACACTGTTAATCACAAACATCAATGAAGGTCTCTCCCAGGTACCAAATACCTTTGTCCCGAGTCGACTAAAACCATCCTATGCCTGCAGGTTTTCCAACCCTGACACTCCATCGAAGCCTCTGTAGCATTTGATTGCATTTTCCTCGCAATGGCATGCATTTTGTTGAATTTCActcaacatttttttcatgtaCTGTGTTGTATTTCAACAAGCGCAACATTACTAAAATTTACGGCAGTGATCGCAACATAGCAAATGAAGTATTTCTTACACTTTGCCACATAACCAGCTATGGTAGGCCGTCAGAGGCGGGTAGTCCAGGCCCCAGTAGAGGAGATCATTGTCTGTTGAGTTCTCATACCTGTACAATAGGAAGATGCTGTCACTTGGCAGCACAAAAAAAAGTCATGCATGGCAAACAGATTATGCCAACGCACAAAACTTAAATTGTGAGGTTTTGTGAGGTTTAGCGTTGCGTAACTGCAAAACTCGATTACAAGGGATGTCGCAGAGGAGACCTCTGGATTATTTTTGACCACTTCGGATTCTATGGCACATGAACATTCTTTAATTCTGCCTCTAAAGGAATGTGGCCAGCATGGTCAGGAATCAAACCTGCAACCTCACGCTTGGCAGGGCAATGCCATAGCCTCTGCCTCCAGTGGCAGGTAAACGTAGAGAAATTATGAAGATCATCAACTCGTGTTAAAGGCGCATAGTGACGTGACATATTTGACTTCTCATTTTCTTGCAGTAAATGTATATCAAAACCCCTAAACGCTAGAAATACACCAATCTCATCTACGAACCACTTTCGTGCTCTATGTCATGACATCCATACTGCAACAGCACCACTTCCAACAGGGACGAGTGCAGGTTGTCACCAACTTGACCCTGTTTACAATCCTAATTATCTAACATTAATGACACCAAGTCAATTTTGAGACCAACTTCATTATCAATTTAATATACATTGCATGTATTTCCCATAGTTCATAGTCTCTAAGTGGCATCCTCTTATGTGCAAGAAGCTTGCAGTAAATTTTTTCCAACTTCGAACGTGTGTCAGTATTTGTTCAATTAGCCAGAAGGGTAAGTGTGAGATATAAGACAAGAGAAATGCTAACAAATGCCATTACCATTTTGTCACCGGGAGATTCACGGTGACTTCTTGCCAATGCCTCTGAGCCTCGTAATCTCCAAACATAGGTGGCTTCCCAGCACCTGCGAATCGTGTTGAAGTCATCGCTTGAAGAGACTAACAGCGAGCAGTCAATGTCAGCAGTTAGGCCTCCCGAGACCCCTCCGATTGAAGCTAATCTACATACCTTCTATGGTTGGTTATTTGCAAAGCAGCTCCTGGTAAATCGGAAAAAGTGCGGCAGATACAGCGCACTTGTTGGAATCAAtgttaagtgaagctttcttgaAATGTTTCACTTTTCTTTTACTTCTAATTACGTGCGAGTAACTGGTGGCTTTCTTCTCCAGTCACATAAGTTTTGTGTTGCTTGGTTTCTCCGTAACACACACATAACTGTTCATCTTTAGCACTGCGGTCTGCCACATAGCGAATACATGCCTGAGAGCAGAACGCTTCTTCTCAGTTTTAAGAATGCACTTCAGGCCCATATGATGCAGCTGCAAATGCCACACGCTCACCCAATGCAGGTTTTAATAATCTCCGAGATTGGATTGTTTACTCAGCGACAAACTGACTGTGCATCCAGGCCAAACCCTGGGTATCTAGGCAAATAAAGCTTGACCTTAGAAAAAAAAGGTTTGGTCAGATGTCATGGGTACGGGCGCACGGCATGTGTGTACTTCTACGTACGTGGGCAATGTGACCATCTCTGTAGTTTTTTCAGGTAAAAAGAAATCTCACAGTTTTCGCCACGAGGACAAAGCAATGAATGTGCTAGTAACATCTTAGAATATCACACAAGGTTTAAGaatcgtagctgtagtggcagtacgAGTCAAAGTTAACGTAAGCTGactaagtaaaaacgagctgttgtgttaggggtcctctgtttgaatcctgccatcgaaCACTTTCCtgtaagtttattaattaaagccaaTGTGTATCTAAGCAACTTTACTAACACTTTTTCGTGTCAGGTATATCAAACCTCTTTCCTGGGCCGATCCctgaggtagtgcacagccgcgccaataaaattacatTTTCAGATTTGAGctcttattgtttcgcacttttaatatttaagtctgagaatatttaagataaaaggcatatGCGCTGGcgatgttttgtttcatgacaatTGTTTGTGAGCTGCCATTCGCAAAATTCTGGAGATAATTTTGCCAAGAATGTAACACCTGGTACGAGAAACTTTATTAATAAAATATTGTGGCAACATAACCCACATATAACGCACATAGcacacatatacctaaatatatgcggaagCCCAGGGCGACGACTACGGCAGAAGTTCACTTGGAatgtccatatgattgctatcgcaataaaaatttcGTCCGCCTAAACGCATTCGTAACGCTAACCGCATCGCACTTCGTTGTGTTGATCGTTCATTTTGCACAGCAGTTGCACAATCGGACATTGCACTAGAAGTTCACTTCACAGAAGTTTTTCATCGTCAGTGATGATGAGCGGTCTTGCGCTAACATTTATTACCACAGGTTTACCTACTTACATAAAAAAGAGAAACAGATGGCATCAAGGAATCATTGATAGTGCGGCGCGCGCCTCTGACTAAATTCAAGTTAGAGCTgggtttgctttttttttttcacttttcgttTAATATTAACCAGGAATCTTTATGAGTATGCACATGGGGATGGACTTGGGATCTCAGGACATTGCGTGATGACAAGTTTTATAAAAGTGACGCGTCCATACCCGAGTAAGGCCATAACGAAGTCGCCGAGCGAAGCAACAGCGCTGTCAGGACTCCGAAATAGCAAACGTCGTCGATATCCCCTGGGAAAATGAGATCTGCGGTTAATGAACGTCTTCAACTGCGCTGAGGCCATGCCGCTTGTGGAAATCAATCTGTCCAAGAGCGGCTTGATTTCGTATTTAGCGACATTTTCTCACGTCAAGTCACTTTCGGAAACAACGCTACTTACCGGCAATCATCGTGCCACACGGTCAACCACGCGGCCAAGACGACGTAAACACAGGTCTAAAAGGTGAGACGCAAAACGCGGGTCTAATTTAAATTCAAACAAACTAGAAACTTATACTCGTTAAAGATATTTACCATAGCAACTATTCATTAAAAAAACATTTGTTGTAAAACCGGCAAAATTGGTCGAGCTTTAGAGAGGAAGATGGAAATATTCTCTGATTTCTTTGATTTGGTGTGTCGTTCTGCATCAAGTTTTTTTGCGCCCGGCGTACGTCTGCCAGCCATGCGTCGGAAAGAAATGTCGTCCGGCGCATTTTACAAAGTTTGTTTATAAATTGTGCATCTATCGTCGATAATTTTGCTGAAACGTCACCGTAAGCATGTGCGGGATCGGGCTGTGCGTCAGACTGTGTGGAACCAGCCCGTCGAAAGACTGCGTGCCTTTCCTGGTGAGTGGAAGACGAATTGCGCTGCCGAGATCGCTGGGCGCGGAAAATTATTTTAGTCTGATTTTCTAAACATGTAGCTCGTTCAGACCTTTGATCGTACCACTCACACGCATTCAGCATTTAAAATGCGACTCGGTATAAACTTCGCTCGTTAAAGCGATCGCTAGTAGTGAGCAGGTCGAAAGAATTAACGCTGTGCGCCGCCGAAGTGGCCCTTCGTGCCTATTTTTCCCGTATATCTTGTGCACCAAGACATTGCGGGAATTGTCATTTTTCTGTATTCCTCAAGCATCTATACGTTCTCGTTATTTTGTGCACTGGAAAGAATTTGCACATCTCTCATTCAGAGCAGTGGGTGCAAACATTCATTGTAATGTGTGCGAGCTTTTGGAGACGATATGTCGTGCTTCGAAAAAGAAATATTCAGCAAAATAAGTTTTATTGTCTAGTTGATACAGTGATGTGACTGCGTATTGGTTTAATGACATAAACGCCGTCGTTTTACGTTCATGAAGAAGAAAGTCGTCTGCGAAGCGGCGGCCACCGACTCGCGCACGCGCATACGGGACATCCGGCGAAGTGAGCGTCACTTCCGGCAGCAGGAGCGGTGGCGCTCGTGGCGTTTCCTGTCGCCCTTTCGACTGGCCTCGAGAGTATCTCTCGTCGTCACTTCTTGGCGCAGTTGTTGCGAGGTTACGCGAGATGGTCTGGGTCGTGTTGGAACTCCCACCACCATTCGGCAAGTTGTCGGCTTAAAGCGGGACGAACACAGAAGCAAAACAAACACCGGCTCGTCCACATCACGAGCGGTGCGACTAGCCTAGGCGCCCACCGCCAGCTCCACCATGTCGGGCCTGGACTCCAATCCGTTCGCGGACCCGCACGCACCGAGCCCGTTCGCCGACCCGGCCGTCACGCAAGTGACAAGCCGCAGCCAGCAGGCGCAGTCGGGGTTAGGCCTAGAGGACTACAACCCGTTCGCGGAACCGGCGCAGCCGCGACCGCCGACCGCGAGTCCGCCCCAGTACAGCAGGCCTTCGACGGTCACGACGCCAGCGGCGTCGGCGGCCGTCGTCCAGCCGGCCGTTATGCAGGCCGTCACGGAACCGCCTCCGGCCTACACGGCGGGCGGCGGCCAGTCGACCACGATCTCCACGGCCGAGCTCCAGAAGCGCCAGGAGGAGCTCGAGAAGAAGGCGGCCGAGCTGCAGGCCCGCGAGGAGGCCCTGCGCGGGGCGCAGTTCAACGCGCGCGCCAACAACTGGCCCCCGCTGCCCGACAAGTGCTGCGTGGCGCCCTGCTTCTACCAGGACATCGGCGTGGACATTCCGCTCGAGTTCCAGAAGATCGTGCGCACCATCTACTACTTGTGGATCTTCTACGTGCTCGTGCTGGTGCTCAACTTCCTGGGCGGCCTGGCCATCCTCGTCGTGGAGGGCGGCGCCGCGCACTTCGGCTTCTCCATCCTCTACCTGGTCCTCTTCGCGCCGCTCTCGTTCCTCTGCTGGTTCCGGCCGCTGTACAAGGCGTTCCGCTCCGACTCCTCCTTCAACTTCATggtcttcttcttcgtcttcttcgtccaGCTCATCGTGTCGGTCATCTACGCCGTCGGCATCGGCACCACGGGCGCCTCGGGCTTCGTGGTCGCCATCGACGCGTTCAGCAAGTCCATCGCGCTCGGCATCTTCCTCACCATCGTGGCGGCGGGCCACGCGGTGAACGCGGCCTGGTCGGGCATCATGCTGCTGCGCGTCCACCGCCTCTACCGCTCGACGGGCGCCTCGTTCGCCAAGGCGCAGCAGGAGTTCACCGCCGGCGTGCTGCGCAACGAGCACGTCCAGGGCGCCGCCGCTAACGTGGCGGCCGAGGCGGCGCGCACGGCCGTCCAGCAGAACCTCGGCAGCCGGTACTGAGGGAGGACCCCGAGTCTGTCTTTCCGCACTAGGTCGCACTTCGTGGCTCCCTGCGCGATTTTAcccccttttttctttccccttccGTGCGTGGTCGCTGCGGCCCGCAGGAGAAGGTTGCTGCCGCCTATCTTTTTACCGGACAGTTGAGGAGGCGGCGTCagtaaaaaacaaagcaaaaaaagttGTCCCTTTGTGTTGTTCAAGCCCCGTGTTGTCGTCGTGCGTCCGTTTCCCGAAAATAAACATACAGCGCTGTTTTGATTAGACACTCCTACTGTCCCACATGCTGTCTTCACCCCACCCTCCCCCCAAATCTCCTTTGGCCTGGAGCAGACTTCAAACGCCTGCGTtcgacacacttttttttttcccctgtgccCTGTGGTGGGAAAGACGGGTGAAAATGAGAAAGGTTTCGCTGCTTTTTATTCCCTCATGGTCTGGATGCACGATTTTAGAAGTAGATGCTTGTCACACGAGGGTCAAGATTGTTTTGCCTTTATCCTGCAAGGTGGCCGTGCAAGCCGCTTTCGTAGCAGAACCGCAATCA
This genomic window from Dermacentor albipictus isolate Rhodes 1998 colony chromosome 9, USDA_Dalb.pri_finalv2, whole genome shotgun sequence contains:
- the Scamp gene encoding secretory carrier-associated membrane protein 1, producing the protein MSGLDSNPFADPHAPSPFADPAVTQVTSRSQQAQSGLGLEDYNPFAEPAQPRPPTASPPQYSRPSTVTTPAASAAVVQPAVMQAVTEPPPAYTAGGGQSTTISTAELQKRQEELEKKAAELQAREEALRGAQFNARANNWPPLPDKCCVAPCFYQDIGVDIPLEFQKIVRTIYYLWIFYVLVLVLNFLGGLAILVVEGGAAHFGFSILYLVLFAPLSFLCWFRPLYKAFRSDSSFNFMVFFFVFFVQLIVSVIYAVGIGTTGASGFVVAIDAFSKSIALGIFLTIVAAGHAVNAAWSGIMLLRVHRLYRSTGASFAKAQQEFTAGVLRNEHVQGAAANVAAEAARTAVQQNLGSRY